A segment of the Hyperolius riggenbachi isolate aHypRig1 chromosome 8, aHypRig1.pri, whole genome shotgun sequence genome:
AGTGGATGCTGTTAGTGCTTCCAGTGGAGGTGGTGGAACATCTTCATCCACATTGATGCCCTCTTTGTCCCTGACGAAGTTATGGAGGACACATGCAGCCTTCACAATTGTTACAGCATTTGCAGTGTCCATCATCATGCTTGTGTGAAAGATACGCCACTTATTAGCCATTATGCCAAAGGCACACTCCACCACTTTTCTTGCCTTACTCAGGCGAACATTAAAAACAGTCCTTTGAGGGTTCAAACTGCGCTGTGGGAAAGGCCTCATCAAGTGATTAGACAGGGCAAAAGCCTCATCCCCAATAAAGACCAGTGGCCTATCTGGTCCATTTGTGTGTGGCCAGGGGCGAGGAGGAGGGAGGTTGATGTTGCCTTCTTGCAATTTCACACCAAAACGGCTGTGCTGGAATATGCCGGAGTCACTGCTGCTTCCTTGTGCACCCACATCCACATAGCTGAATCTGTAGTTGGCATCAGCTACTGCTAGCAGCACAATCGAGAAGTATTTCTTGTAGTTGAAATACTTACTGCCAGTATTTGGAGGCATGACAATTCGGATGTGTTTGCCATCCACAGCACCCACACAATTAGGGAAATTGGTTTTCAGCCAAAAGTCCTGACAAATCTTTTCCCAATCTGCCATATCAGGGAACTTCAGAAATTCAGGTTGCAAATTCTCCCAAATTATGCTGCATGTGTCCAAAACAATTCGCCGAATAGTTGTCCTTCCAAGTCGAAACTGATAGTGTAAAGACACATATGTATGGCCAGTAGCAAGAAACCTGTGAAAAGAAAACATATATTAATAGTGTTTGTGTTTATTTGTCCCTAGTACAACAAGTGAAAACAAGATGGAAGTCCATTAAGGACAACTTTCGAAGGGAACTCCTTGAAGAAAAGAAAGAGAGCAGAAGTGGTTCAGCTGCCTCAAATCGAACCAAATACAGCTACACTACGGAACTTGCCTTCTTAAGACCCAGTATGGATTTGGATGAGTAAGTAATCTATCGTTTGTGTCCAATAGTGGTCGCCTACATTAGACATCTGTATATCCCAACACACACATATGTGAAGACATGTAATGTTGAAACGTCAAATCCTTATCTAACTTTCTACTTCTATAGGACACAAGATAACATTCCTGCAGAACCTGTGGTCCCAATTGTGGATGATGATGCCGAAGAAGGACTTGATAACAGTACTTTATCGCTATTAAGCACATCTGACACACCCAGTGATGACACGTCTAATACTAGTAGTGTTAATGTGTTGTCTCCGGTGCAGCCAACTACCTCCACAACCAAAACTACAACAACCAAAGTAACTGCAAGAGGAAGGCGACAAGGTGGTGGAGGGAGATCTCAAAGTTCTTTTGAAAGTGGTGTGTTAAATTCGATGCAGGAAGCTGTAGGTGTCTTACATCATGCTAGCTGTGACCACTACAATTTTGCTGTAAGTTTggtgccatatatgaaaaaagtGCCAGAGGATCGCATTTTAGATCTAAGACAGGCTATAATCGATCTAGtcaaaaaagccattaaaaataCACCATCTGCCTCGGTAGAACATTCCCAAAGCTCATCCTCATCTTCAACACCATCACCCTCACCTCCAGTGTCAAATGCACCATATCATAGACAGCAACCTTATTCTAATTTGCATTACCACCACAGCTATTATCAACCTGAGCTAGATTATGGGTACCACAATTATCCATGTAGACCACCAAGCAATATGGGCTATGTGCACCCTTACCAAGGCCAaaatagcagtgttctccccaggatcaatcagccgggcggagcgcccagGTAAGATAAGTTACCGCCCGGCTGATGAAATCTCTGTCACTGCGAGCCGCACTCTTTACTGACAAGTGCCCGGCTGTCAGGATGTGCTTCTTCCCCTCTGCACATGAGATCTCGTGCTTCCCGGGCGAGCTCCTGCACTGATTGGCTCAGCGCATGGTAAGAGGTGTGACCATAGCGCTAGCTGCCGACTGTCACTGCAGAGTCCAGACTAGGCTCGTGACTGTGTAGTGTGTATAAGCTGTGTGGGGATGTGCTGGGCAGAGACTAGAGGCAGGCAGAGCGCAATCATTGACCGGCTGAACGTGTTAATTTATGTGCACGAAGTTCAGCGTATAAAGCGGGACGGAGCAGTGCGGTGGTCTGTGATTTATAGCACAGGGGAGAAACACGTGCTGGAGTCATAGGGGAGCTGACAGCAGGATGGAGAAGTGTGGTGGGCTGTGATTTATAGCAGGAGGATCCCGGGCAGG
Coding sequences within it:
- the LOC137528799 gene encoding uncharacterized protein — encoded protein: MAKLRDSLRHQDTQMRKSISPTERLLLTLRFLATGHTYVSLHYQFRLGRTTIRRIVLDTCSIIWENLQPEFLKFPDMADWEKICQDFWLKTNFPNCVGAVDGKHIRIVMPPNTGSKYFNYKKYFSIVLLAVADANYRFSYVDVGAQGSSSDSGIFQHSRFGVKLQEGNINLPPPRPWPHTNGPDRPLVFIGDEAFALSNHLMRPFPQRSLNPQRTVFNVRLSKARKVVECAFGIMANKWRIFHTSMMMDTANAVTIVKAACVLHNFVRDKEGINVDEDVPPPPLEALTASTRRGTISATTLREQLTLYLNSPESCVETL